From a single Candidatus Hydrogenedentota bacterium genomic region:
- a CDS encoding MBL fold metallo-hydrolase, translating into MKITSFGGAEEVTGSKHQIEINGARILIDCGMFQGRRKDSDEKNRHLGFDVDRINAVILSHAHIDHSGLLPMLAKFGYRGVIYATPATRDLCSIMLQDSARIQKRDAEWLSKKHMTFVPPLYSEDDARAIMQRFVSIPYEVRFPVIPGVFMTFHDAGHVLGSAMVELEYEENSKRRRFLFSGDIGRRNMAILSDPWEPGPADAVMMESTYGNRDHDPMEKMEGKLAGIINETAGRGGKLVVPSFALERAQELVYALKRLELKGAIPELPVFVDSPLTVNITEVFRLHTESFDAEFRKVMMENGDPFLTKKIRYIRAVEESMAINKFEGPAVIISAAGMCEHGRILHHLKNHCTNPKNTIMIIGFQAKNTLGRRIVERSRTIRIFGMEHELNAQVKVMNEFSAHAGRKELIEFGARFKESAEHILLVHGEPEGQEALKDALIEEGVKNVTIQKQGETVEV; encoded by the coding sequence GTGAAAATCACATCTTTTGGCGGCGCGGAAGAAGTCACTGGCAGCAAGCACCAGATCGAGATCAACGGCGCGCGGATCCTGATCGATTGCGGCATGTTCCAGGGCCGCCGGAAAGATTCCGACGAGAAGAACCGTCACCTTGGATTCGATGTGGACCGGATTAACGCCGTGATACTCAGCCACGCGCACATCGACCACAGCGGCCTCCTCCCCATGCTCGCGAAATTCGGGTACCGCGGCGTGATCTACGCCACCCCCGCGACGCGCGACCTCTGCTCCATCATGTTGCAGGACAGCGCCCGCATACAGAAGCGCGACGCGGAATGGCTCTCGAAAAAGCACATGACCTTCGTGCCGCCGCTCTACAGCGAAGACGACGCGCGCGCGATCATGCAGCGTTTTGTCTCCATCCCCTACGAGGTCCGCTTCCCGGTCATTCCCGGTGTCTTCATGACCTTCCACGACGCCGGGCACGTCCTCGGCTCCGCCATGGTGGAGCTTGAATACGAGGAGAACAGCAAGCGGCGCCGCTTCCTCTTCAGCGGCGACATCGGGCGCAGGAACATGGCCATTCTTTCGGATCCGTGGGAACCGGGACCCGCCGACGCGGTGATGATGGAAAGCACCTACGGCAACCGCGACCACGACCCCATGGAAAAAATGGAGGGCAAACTCGCCGGCATCATCAACGAGACCGCCGGCCGCGGCGGCAAGCTCGTGGTGCCTTCCTTCGCCCTGGAACGCGCCCAGGAACTCGTCTACGCCCTGAAGCGCCTCGAACTGAAGGGCGCCATCCCCGAACTGCCCGTTTTCGTGGACAGCCCCCTCACCGTCAACATCACCGAGGTGTTTCGCCTTCACACCGAGTCGTTTGACGCGGAATTCCGGAAGGTGATGATGGAGAATGGCGACCCCTTCCTCACCAAAAAAATCCGTTATATCCGCGCCGTGGAGGAGTCCATGGCGATCAACAAATTCGAAGGCCCGGCTGTTATCATTTCCGCGGCGGGCATGTGCGAGCACGGCCGGATCCTGCACCACCTGAAGAACCACTGCACCAACCCCAAGAACACGATCATGATTATCGGCTTCCAGGCGAAGAATACGCTGGGACGCCGGATAGTCGAGCGCAGCCGCACCATTCGCATCTTCGGGATGGAGCACGAACTGAACGCGCAGGTGAAAGTGATGAACGAATTCAGCGCGCACGCGGGCCGTAAGGAATTAATCGAATTTGGCGCGCGTTTCAAAGAGAGCGCGGAGCATATCCTCCTCGTGCACGGCGAACCGGAAGGCCAGGAAGCCCTCAAGGACGCCTTGATCGAGGAGGGCGTGAAGAACGTCACCATTCAGAAGCAAGGCGAAACGGTCGAGGTGTAA